TTCCTGACCATTCTTGGTCCGTCCGGATGCGGCAAGACAACGCTTTTGCGCCTTCTGGCGGGTTTTGAGGCACCCACCTCCGGAGAGATCCTTCTGGATGGTTCCAGCCTTGTGGATGTTCCCCCGGAGAATCGTCCCATCAACACGGTGTTCCAGAGTTATGCCCTGTTTCCGCACATGAGCGTGTTCGACAATGTGGCCTTTGGCCTGCGCATGAAAGGCATATCCCCCAAGGACATTCCTTCCCGGGTGAACGAGGCCCTGGGATTGGTGAAGCTCCGGGGATTTGCCGGACGCAGACCCCATGAACTTTCGGGGGGACAGCAGCAGCGGGTGGCCATTGCCCGGGCCATTGTCAATGATCCCCTTCTTCTGCTTTTGGATGAACCCCTGTCTGCCCTTGATTCCCGACTTCGCAAAAATTTGCAGCTGGAACTCAAGCATCTGCAGCGCAAGCTGGGCATCACGTTTGTGTTGGTCACCCATGATCAGGAAGAGGCGTTTTCCATGTCTGACCGCATTGTCGTCATGAATGCGGGAAAGATTATTCAGCAGGGAACCCCCCGGGAAATCTACGAAGATCCCGCCAGCATGTTCACAGCCCGGTTTGTGGGGGAAATCAACGTCTTTTCCGGAACGGTCATCAAAAGCGACAGGCACGGCCTGGGGATTGATGTGGGCGGAACCGTCTGCACCACCGGCAACCAGGGAGCGTTGGCTTGCGGGCAGAAGGTCCATGTGCTGCTGCGGCCCGAAGACATGCGTGTGGAGACCGTGCATGACCTGGCCGCCGACCCCGAGCTGCGCAAGGATTTCATGATCGGGGGCTTTTTTCGGGGAAGGGTGGACGAAACCGTGTACAAGGGTGCCACCTATGATGTGTACATAACACTGACTTCGGGAACATCCATCGTGGCCACGGAGTTCTTTAACGAGGACGATGAGGATGTTTATTTCCAGCCTGGCGATGAGGTGGCCGTCAGCTGGGTCCGAGGATGGGAAGTGGTCCTGCCCCATGAAAACTGATTGCTCTTTCAGATCCTTTTCCATCGGGCTGGTGGTTGCCTGGCTGGTGATTTTTGCCGTCATCCCCCAGATTTTGGTCCTGGGAGCCAGCTTTTTGAGCACCTCGGAGCAGGGTTTTCTCTCCCTTCCCCTGACTCTGGAAAACTACAGGCAGCTCTTTGATTCGGTCATCCTCGGCATTGTGGGCCGTTCCCTGGGTTTGGCCGGTATGGTCACCCTTGTCTGTCTGATCCTTGGCTACCCCTTTGCCTGGATTTTGGCACGGGCTCCCCGCAACTACCGAAGTCTCTTGCTGCTCCTGCTTGTCATTCCCTTTTGGACCAATTCCCTGATCCGGACCTATGCCCTGATTGCCATCCTGAATACCAGGGGACTGCTGAACACCTTTCTGCTGGCAACCGGGATCATTCAGACCCCGTTGCGCATCCTGTACACCCAGGGCGCAGTCCTCATCGGGCTGACCTATACCCTGCTCCCCTTTATGGTGCTTCCCCTGTATTCGGCCATTGAAAAACTGGACCCGGGCCTCAGGGAAGCGGCCAGGGATCTGGGTGCCTCCAGATGGGCAACCTTTGTACGCGTGGATCTTCCCCTGACCCAGGGAGGAATCATCGCCGGATGCATGCTTGTGTTTCTTCCGGCCCTGGGCATGTTCTACATTCCGGACATCCTGGGCGGAGCACGATCCCTGCTCCTGGGCAATTTTATCCGGGATCAGTTCATGATTGCGAGAAACTGGCCTTTTGGATCGGCGGCCAGCGTTTTCCTGACCGTGATCATGACGCTGCTTCTTTGCCTGTACGCATGGCGCAAGACAACAACCAGGCAGGAGGACCGGGCATGAAAACCTTCATCAAGGCTGCCTATGCCGCGGTCATATATCTGTTTTTGTATTTTCCCCTGGTGGTCCTGGGGGCCTATTCCTTTAACGCGTCCAGGTATTCCCTGGGCTGGAAGGGGTTCACCACGGCGTGGTACGCCAAGCTCATGAACAATGCGCAGCTCATGGATGCGGCCGTGCATTCCCTGACCATTGCCTGTTGTTCGGCAACCCTGGCAACATTTTTGGGAACACTGGCCGCCCTGGCCCTGCACCGTTACCGGTTTCCCGGGCGCAAGATCCTGTCCGGATGTGTCTATGTGCTGATCATGTCCCCGGACATCATCATGGGCATCTCCCTGCTGGTTCTCTATCTTGTCCTGGCAATTCCCCTGGGGTTCTGGACCCTGCTCTTGTCCCACATTACCCTGTGTTTGCCCTTTGTCACGGTGACCGTCCTGTCCCGGCTGCAGGAGTTCGACCCCCATGTCATTGAGGCGGCCCGGGATCTGGGGGCCAGGGAATTTGCCCTTTTCAGGCATGTCATCCTGCCCATGGTCATGCCTTCGGTTATGGCGGGGTGGCTTCTTTGCTTCACCCTTTCTCTGGATGACGTCATGATCAGTTTCTTCACCACCGGGCCGGGTTACGAGATTCTTCCCCTGAAGATCTATTCCATGGTTCGTCTTGGTGTGAAACCCGAAGTCAACGCCCTGTGTGTCATCATGATGGGCATCACCCTTTTGGCCGTTCCCACGGCACAATGGCTTGTCAAGGATAAAAAGCGATGAAAAAACTGTTCATTCTTCTGGCGCTGCTGATCATGGCGGCGCCTGCATCGGCAGCGCCCAACGAATTGTTTCTGTTTATCTGGTCGGAATATCTTCCGGATCAGGTGGTTGAGCAGTTCACCCGGGAAACAGGGATCAAAGTCAATATTTCCACCTACGACAGCAACGAGGCCATGTACGCCAAGGTCAAGATGGTGGGGGGCAAGGGGTATGATCTCATCGTGCCTTCCTCGGACTACGTGGCCCGTATGATGCGCGAGGACATGCTTGTGCCTCTGGATCATTCCCTGCTTCCCAATCTGTGTAATCTGGACCAGGATCTTGTGACCAAAATGGTTGATCCGGAGAGCACATACAGTGTCCCCTACATGTGGGGCTCCACGGCCATTGCCGTGAACACCAATGATATTGATCCGGCAACCGTGACCTCCATCAACGACCTCTGGCGACCCGAGTTCGCCGACAAGCTGGTTCTGCCCAACGACATGCGTGGTGTGCTGGGCCTCGGTCTCAAGAGTCTCGGGTATTCCCTGAACGACACCGACCCACAGCATCTGCACCAGGCCTTTGAGAAACTGAAGACCCTTATTCCTCATGTACGGGTTTTTGATTCGGATTCTCCCAAGCAGGCCCTGCTCAACGGCGAGGTCCAGCTTGGTGCGGTCTGGAACGGCGAGGCCTATATCGCCAACAGCGAAGATCCGGCCATTGTTTACGTCTATCCCAGGGAAGGGTACAGTTTGTGGGTGGACAGCTTTGCCATTCCCCGGGGAGCGGCCAACATCCCCCAGGCCCATGCGTTCATCAATTTTCTTTTGCGTCCGGATATGGCGAAAATCATTTGTGAGGAACTGGGGTATTCATCCCCCAATGTCGAGGCGGTCAAATCCCTGTCCCGGGAAGTTCGGAACAATCCCATTGTTTATCCCTCCAGAGAAGACCTTTCCCGGGGAGAATTTGAAACGGATTTGGGAGAAGCCACCCGGTTGTACAACGAATTGTGGATGCGGTTGAAAAAATAGATGCAGGATGCCTGGCTGCTTGTTGTCCAGTCAGGCATCCTGCACTCAATGGGCTTGTTGCTGCGCCGGGTGGCTTACAGGCTCATGCGTCAGGTTTACTTTTGGGGCGGATTGTCCGGACGGAGAACCAGACGATCTCCCTGGCGGTCCTTTACGCAGATGCCCTGGATGGTGTCGCCCCGAGGGCTTGTAAAGGATGCCTTTTCACCTTTGTTCTTGTCCTTGCAGGCCGTATATGCCTCCGGGGGCGGTCCGTCGTGTTTGCCCTGGGGACGGCCGTTGGAGGAACCGAATCCAAGGGCATTGACTGCGCATAAAGCCAGAATGAGGCACGTCAGGATACCTGTTTTCAGGTTGTTCATACTTTCCTTCCTTCATGGTTCTGGGTTGATAGGCTGTTTGTTGCCTTGCGGGGGCGTCATCCCCCGGAAGACCATCCCCACACGTTATGAATGCAGGCTATCAGTGAACAGTCAAGGGATTGTGTGCTTGTGGTCCTGGCGGGTAAAGATCATGTAAAGTTTCCTGGCATGCTCCTTCTTTGGGAGCGACGTGAACTCCGGCCGGATTTCCGGCGGGGCGATCCCTGGACCGCCCCGCATCCCGGATGAGGCAGCGTGTCTACACGTTGACATCAATGCCAAAGACGGATTGGCTGCTGGTTGCTCCCGTCAGGATATCCATAAGCTGGCTGATCTGGTCATCTTCCGCATTGGTGGTATAGGCTGACAGGGCTGTTGCAGTCGATACCTGGGCGGATTGCATGTTCATGATCGTGTCGGTTTCATTGTCGACCCTGCCTGAGGGGGCAAGGCCGAACGAGTCCATCATTCCCTTCAGTTCCTGCCCACTGAGAGCTCCGTCTTCGTCGGAGTCGAAACTCGCCAGGGCGTCCTCCGTGTCAATGCTGGTTCCCGTGGTCTCCTCCAGGGCCTGGGTCAGGGTTTCGAGTTCGCTTTCCGAGACAAGTCCGTCACCGTCTGAATCCGAGACCTGAAAGACGTCCTGGTCGGGTGGTGGCGGAGGTTGCTGGCGTCCCATGGCGCTGGTTCCGTACATGGTGGTCATGCTGCTCGTACTACCGATGCTGCTGATCATGGTTTCCTCCGTGCATGGTTGAGGTTGAAACATGGATGTCATGCATCTGCCTTGGATCAAGGGAGGCCTGTGTGAAGATCCTCCCCCGTCAAGGATGATAGATGGACAATGTAAAGATTGTGTTGTGCCCGGGCGGGTGATTGTAAATATTTTGTAAAAGCCGGCATTTCAGAAAGATCTGACGAGAAAATATGGTAGGGGCTCAGTGCAAGGTAATATCTGTCAATGGGGAGGAGTGAATGGCCGACATGCAGATTCTGATCATTGATGACGATGAAAAACTGTGCGCCCTTGTGGCCGAGTATCTGGCACCCATGGGCTATGTCGTTGATATGGCTCATGATGGGCTGCAGGGATTGCAGAAGGTCCGCGCCAACGAGTACAGAGCCGTCATTCTGGATGTGATGATGCCTCACATTGACGGACTGGAGGTCTTAAAGCGTTTGCGCAAGGAGTCCGATATTCCGGTGCTCATGCTCACTGCGCGGGGAGATGAAACCGACAGAATCGTGGGCCTTGAGATGGGGGCTGATGATTATCTGCCCAAGACATTTTCGCCTCGCGAGCTTCTGGCCCGACTGCGGGCCGTGACCAGGCGCTACGACATGGCTCAATATCAGGCAGCTTCACCGTCGGACGAACGGATTTTACAATTCGGTCCCCTTCACATTGAGCGGGATTCCCGTACGGTGCGTTTGAAAGATGAAGTGGTGAATCTGACTCCCCTGGAGTATGATCTGCTGACGACTTTGGCCGAGTCGGCAGGCAGGGTTCTGACGCGGGAACAATTGCTGGATGCGGTTTCCGGAAGGAATTACGAGGTGTTTGATCGGTCCGTGGACGTTCATATTTCCTCGTTGCGGCGCAAACTGGGGGAAGATCCCAGAAATCCGGGTTTCATCCAGACGGTGCGCAAGGTCGGTTATCTGTTCAAAAAAGCGGAAGAATCCCGATGATACGACCAGCATCGTCGCTTTTCACCAGGATACTGTGCTGGTTTTTCCTGAATCTGATCCTGGTGGGGGCGGCATTGGGCACGTTCATTTTCTTTCAACCCCAGCTTGATCTGCATGCGTTTTTCGGGATGCAGAGGTGGAACCGCTTGCGGGTTGCCGCTGCCTTGATGGTGCATGATCTGTATAATGCCCCTCGCAAGGAGTGGTCGGCCATCCTCGCCCGACATGCCCGGGTCAATCAGGTGGATTTTGTCCTGGTTTTTGGGGACGGGACCAGGTTTTCCTCCCGGCCCGTGGAACTTCCCGATACTGTTCGTGTTCGGGTGGAGCATGCCTTCAAGGGCCCCTTTTCGGACAGGCGTCCGGCACCGCCGCCACCGGCCAGGAATCCGGTATTGCCGGGGTCCGGCCCGGATCAGGACATACTGTCTCCCTCGGGTGAACAACCTCCGGGTCTTGGGGAAGGGCTTGAGGGGCTGGACCTGATCCCCGGACGGCCAGTCCTGAGGATGCACACCTCGGATCCTGATTTGTACTGGACCGGGATCATGCTGCCTCCCCCGCCCAAACCACGTGATTTTCCAACGCCCTTTGTGCTCATGGTGGTGTCGGATTCTGCTTCGGGCAATGGATTCTTTTTTGATGCCCGTCCCTGGGTGCTGGTGGCCGCGGTGGTGCTGCTCATTTCCGTGCTCTTCTGGATTCCCATGGTCCGCAACATTACCCGACCCCTTTCCCGCATGACCAGGGCAACCGAAGAGATCGCCAGTGGCCGTTTCGACGTGGTCCTTGATGAACCCCGGCGTGATGAAATCGGACGTCTGGCTCGGGCCATCAACCACATGACCACGCGGCTGGCGGCTTTTGTCACGGGCCAGAAACGGTTTCTGGGCGACATTTCCCATGAATTGGGATCTCCCCTTGCCCGCATTCAGTTTGGTTTGGGAGTGCTTGACCAACGGCTGGATGGAGCCAACAGACAGCGGTTGCAAAACGTGATGGATGATGTTGCCCATCTTTCCCAGCTGGTGGGCGAACTCCTTGCCTTTTCCCGGGCGGACCTGAGTGCTCAATCCGTGGCCTTGGAACCGGTGGATCTGCTCTGGGTGGTGCGTGAAGCGGTTCGGCGGGAAAAGGCCCCTGATTCGGAGGTGATCATTGATGTTGATCCCGACCTGCGGGTTCTGGCCTCTCCGGATCTGTTGACCCGGGCCCTGGCCAATCTCGTGCGCAACGGGGTCAAGTATGCTGGCAAGGCAGGACCCATTCATATTGTCGCTCACAAGGACAAGGGATGGGTGAACCTGGAGGTCAAGGACTCCGGACCTGGCGTGCCCGAGGAGTATCTGGATCAGCTTTTTGAACCTTTTTTTCGCCCCGAGCCTTCCCGCAACCGTTCTTTGGGAGGGGTGGGACTGGGGCTGTCCATTGTGAAAACCTGTGTCGAGTCCTGCAAGGGACGTGTTTTTGCCCGCAACCAAAAGCCCCACGGATTTGTGGTGACCATTATCCTTGGCAGGTGCTAGGGGGATTGTCCGGCAGAAGAATGTTCGGACGGATCTGTGGGGTGCATGGCTCACAGAGCATGAAAGGGACAGGGAGTGAAAACTCCCTGTCCCTTTCTGTATGCAAACCGTTGGCATTGCCGGTCTTGCAGATGCCGGCATGAAACCGATATCTGCCTTATCCCACGGGTTGGGCTGCAACCCGCGTGGTGTATTTGATCATCACCCATCCCGGGGTGCCGTCTTTCAGCAGTACATAGTACCAATGGTCGTTGGCTGCCTGAACCCTGAGGAGGTCTCCCCGTCTTACCTGGCTTACAATGTCGTGCTTTTTGCCGGGACCGGATCGGACATTGAGGGCTGTCGCAGTCACCCTGACTAGATCGCCTTCCCGGGCAATGACGGGATCATCCCTGACCGTGGTTGTTGCCTGGACAACGGTTTCAAGCGTCCCTTCAGGTTTGGCTACCACCATGTATCCTCCGTCCACTTTCTGGTAGTAGACCCCGGCATAGGTATAATAGATGGTGTCACCATGGGTGAAGTATGTGGCATTGGCTGGCAGGGTGGTGACCCTTGCGCCCACAGGGGCCGGAACCACGACATATCCGTTCACATCGGGCCGATAAAAGATGCCGTCCAGGAAGAAGTAGGTCAGGGCTCCCACCTGCAGGGTCAGGTACGCCCTGGGAAGGACATGGATGCGAAATCCCGGCCGGGGATAGACGGGAGCAGGGCCATGGTGTTTGAATCCGTGTTTGTGCGGTCCGGGAAAGGGTTGTGCCTGGACCAGGGACGGAAGGGCCAGGCTTGCCAGCAGCACGAAGACGAGGGCACGGACAGACCGGGATATATCCTGTTTCGGTTTGGTTGCAGACATGGTTCAATCTCCTTTGCCTTTACGCAGGCCACGTTCCAAAGGGTTGTTTTTCAAGTTGCATGCTTCCATCCTTTCCCCGGTAGATATTGATCCAGGCATTCCAGTTTTTGGTATCCATTTGGGGATAATCCAGGCGGAAATGGGAACATCTGCTTTCCTTGCGCATGAGGGAGGCCCGCAGTTTCATTTCCGCATTGAGGATCATGTTGGCGGTTTCATGGGCTAGCCTGAGTTCATGCAGATCCGCCGCCTTGAGCATGGGCTGGTGGTGGTCCCTGAGTTCTTCAACATAGGTCAGGGCCGCCTTGAGCAGAGACTCCTTTTTGATGTACAGGACAAAATTGGGGATCATGACGGACTGGAGTGTCTGGGTGATCCAGGCCGGACTGTAGCCCCGATCTCGTCTGAGGGGCGCAAGCATTTCCGCTTGGATCTTTGTGCGCTGGGCAGATGAGAGGGACGGCATGGTTCCTGTTTGAGCGTATCGGGCTGCAGCCTCGCCTGCGATGGCTCCCTGCACGGCAGATCCGGCCAGAGAA
The Desulfoplanes formicivorans DNA segment above includes these coding regions:
- a CDS encoding sensor histidine kinase: MIRPASSLFTRILCWFFLNLILVGAALGTFIFFQPQLDLHAFFGMQRWNRLRVAAALMVHDLYNAPRKEWSAILARHARVNQVDFVLVFGDGTRFSSRPVELPDTVRVRVEHAFKGPFSDRRPAPPPPARNPVLPGSGPDQDILSPSGEQPPGLGEGLEGLDLIPGRPVLRMHTSDPDLYWTGIMLPPPPKPRDFPTPFVLMVVSDSASGNGFFFDARPWVLVAAVVLLISVLFWIPMVRNITRPLSRMTRATEEIASGRFDVVLDEPRRDEIGRLARAINHMTTRLAAFVTGQKRFLGDISHELGSPLARIQFGLGVLDQRLDGANRQRLQNVMDDVAHLSQLVGELLAFSRADLSAQSVALEPVDLLWVVREAVRREKAPDSEVIIDVDPDLRVLASPDLLTRALANLVRNGVKYAGKAGPIHIVAHKDKGWVNLEVKDSGPGVPEEYLDQLFEPFFRPEPSRNRSLGGVGLGLSIVKTCVESCKGRVFARNQKPHGFVVTIILGRC
- a CDS encoding DUF6515 family protein, which translates into the protein MSATKPKQDISRSVRALVFVLLASLALPSLVQAQPFPGPHKHGFKHHGPAPVYPRPGFRIHVLPRAYLTLQVGALTYFFLDGIFYRPDVNGYVVVPAPVGARVTTLPANATYFTHGDTIYYTYAGVYYQKVDGGYMVVAKPEGTLETVVQATTTVRDDPVIAREGDLVRVTATALNVRSGPGKKHDIVSQVRRGDLLRVQAANDHWYYVLLKDGTPGWVMIKYTTRVAAQPVG
- the potA gene encoding spermidine/putrescine ABC transporter ATP-binding protein PotA, producing the protein MTHQYPTPCSGLIELRAVNKLFGKDVALSDIDLTIGQGEFLTILGPSGCGKTTLLRLLAGFEAPTSGEILLDGSSLVDVPPENRPINTVFQSYALFPHMSVFDNVAFGLRMKGISPKDIPSRVNEALGLVKLRGFAGRRPHELSGGQQQRVAIARAIVNDPLLLLLDEPLSALDSRLRKNLQLELKHLQRKLGITFVLVTHDQEEAFSMSDRIVVMNAGKIIQQGTPREIYEDPASMFTARFVGEINVFSGTVIKSDRHGLGIDVGGTVCTTGNQGALACGQKVHVLLRPEDMRVETVHDLAADPELRKDFMIGGFFRGRVDETVYKGATYDVYITLTSGTSIVATEFFNEDDEDVYFQPGDEVAVSWVRGWEVVLPHEN
- the potC gene encoding spermidine/putrescine ABC transporter permease PotC, whose amino-acid sequence is MKTFIKAAYAAVIYLFLYFPLVVLGAYSFNASRYSLGWKGFTTAWYAKLMNNAQLMDAAVHSLTIACCSATLATFLGTLAALALHRYRFPGRKILSGCVYVLIMSPDIIMGISLLVLYLVLAIPLGFWTLLLSHITLCLPFVTVTVLSRLQEFDPHVIEAARDLGAREFALFRHVILPMVMPSVMAGWLLCFTLSLDDVMISFFTTGPGYEILPLKIYSMVRLGVKPEVNALCVIMMGITLLAVPTAQWLVKDKKR
- a CDS encoding EF-hand domain-containing protein, with product MISSIGSTSSMTTMYGTSAMGRQQPPPPPDQDVFQVSDSDGDGLVSESELETLTQALEETTGTSIDTEDALASFDSDEDGALSGQELKGMMDSFGLAPSGRVDNETDTIMNMQSAQVSTATALSAYTTNAEDDQISQLMDILTGATSSQSVFGIDVNV
- the potB gene encoding spermidine/putrescine ABC transporter permease PotB, whose protein sequence is MKTDCSFRSFSIGLVVAWLVIFAVIPQILVLGASFLSTSEQGFLSLPLTLENYRQLFDSVILGIVGRSLGLAGMVTLVCLILGYPFAWILARAPRNYRSLLLLLLVIPFWTNSLIRTYALIAILNTRGLLNTFLLATGIIQTPLRILYTQGAVLIGLTYTLLPFMVLPLYSAIEKLDPGLREAARDLGASRWATFVRVDLPLTQGGIIAGCMLVFLPALGMFYIPDILGGARSLLLGNFIRDQFMIARNWPFGSAASVFLTVIMTLLLCLYAWRKTTTRQEDRA
- a CDS encoding response regulator transcription factor — translated: MADMQILIIDDDEKLCALVAEYLAPMGYVVDMAHDGLQGLQKVRANEYRAVILDVMMPHIDGLEVLKRLRKESDIPVLMLTARGDETDRIVGLEMGADDYLPKTFSPRELLARLRAVTRRYDMAQYQAASPSDERILQFGPLHIERDSRTVRLKDEVVNLTPLEYDLLTTLAESAGRVLTREQLLDAVSGRNYEVFDRSVDVHISSLRRKLGEDPRNPGFIQTVRKVGYLFKKAEESR
- a CDS encoding extracellular solute-binding protein; this encodes MKKLFILLALLIMAAPASAAPNELFLFIWSEYLPDQVVEQFTRETGIKVNISTYDSNEAMYAKVKMVGGKGYDLIVPSSDYVARMMREDMLVPLDHSLLPNLCNLDQDLVTKMVDPESTYSVPYMWGSTAIAVNTNDIDPATVTSINDLWRPEFADKLVLPNDMRGVLGLGLKSLGYSLNDTDPQHLHQAFEKLKTLIPHVRVFDSDSPKQALLNGEVQLGAVWNGEAYIANSEDPAIVYVYPREGYSLWVDSFAIPRGAANIPQAHAFINFLLRPDMAKIICEELGYSSPNVEAVKSLSREVRNNPIVYPSREDLSRGEFETDLGEATRLYNELWMRLKK